In one window of Bemisia tabaci chromosome 6, PGI_BMITA_v3 DNA:
- the LOC109038489 gene encoding uncharacterized protein, translating into MQDDSSDNLCIVCCKSVQYYSIGECDHPVCFECSTRMRVLYEQKECPICRQIMPLVIFTEKVKPFKEINHNDFHFDDSAKISFENADIMKAYYDLQTIKCPKCRSSNQTAFMDFKALQAHVKEEHNHTYCDLCVKHLKIFPFERRAYSKSELITHNKQGDRNDRSHKGHALCQFCNERFFDVDLLYRHLRKDHLFCHFCDADGQNKFYSEYRYLRDHFQKRHYLCEEGDCRNEQFTNAFRTDIDLKAHKVNTHGKNLGKQAYREARIVDLQLNYKPRSDNRNRSAPHSSRGNESTSSQATTSDRARERERELVVVDYSEFPSLAGSSSSTAAPVFRKFPDRISGRNNFKMSKENFPALGGAGNFPALGGSKENFPSLSGDGNTRPTSSNTKSAPVNTKPTTTTSKSMPVNPQEQKAEATTSASSGTVRNLKSSEVAQSSNENVLTQWGSSKKNEQPQQVEKPKPVKKTRTEEFPSLGTVSSNSGKQKKLNKPIENDTVSISQSNKIKVKNKSEAENNVDKSKSEKNKKKNNESKHNDGTSKSTKKELSSENNKNSVNSSSSKNSVNDKKTNDSKAMNNLAKAMSNLTNLSGKDKNAVNNKMNLKNSSNGMAVNNTSGNSALVNNKTSGNSQAVNNNFTSRGEVSNSTSSSNSMAVNNNVGKKNKNAILNDKNFPALSSSHLEHNQTNGNQSKKKQKSSSTVSEPKSKSVPPGFEPQMRQASTNPPSKSAVKPPPGFTSLSSPAFNQSFSYTFPPNFEDRNAALERTCRNIFEKNKKSFRDFVQESELFVGGIINADTYLKTIGALLGMDQLHTVFPELIALLPIIQKQQELLSAYEKVASKSAKRLRNEECALCGQVLNSADRPTHASAHVLNMNFPPLGLTSVPRK; encoded by the exons ATGCAGGACGACTCCTCAGATAATTTGTGTATCGTTTGCTGTAAAAGTGTTCAATACTATTCCATAGGAGAATGCGACCATCCCGTGTGTTTCGAGTGTTCCACTCGCATGCGAGTCTTGTACGAGCAGAAGGAATGCCCCATATGCAGACAGATCATGCCCTTA gtaatttttacagaaaaagtgAAACCGTTCAAGGAAATCAATCACAATGATTTCCATTTTGATGACTCAgccaaaatttcttttgaaaatgcgGATATTATGAAGGCTTATTATGACCTTCAGACCATCAAGTGTCCGAAGTGTCGATCATCAAACCAAACTGCTTTCATGGACTTCAAAGCACTTCAAGCTCATGTGAAGGAAGAACATAACCATACTTACTGTGATCTATGTGTGAAACATTTAAAG atttttccgttTGAACGGAGAGCCTACTCCAAATCAGAGCTTATAACGCACAACAAGCAAGGTGATAGAAACGATAGATCTCATAAGGGCCATGCTCTCTGTCAATTTTGTAATGAGCGATTCTTCGATGTAGATCTCCTCTACCGACATCTTCGCAAGGACCACCTATTCTGCCATTTTTGTGATGCTGATGGACAAAACAAATTTTATAG CGAATATAGGTACTTACGGGATCATTTCCAAAAGAGGCATTATCTTTGTGAAGAAGGGGACTGTCGAAACGAGCAATTCACCAATGCCTTCAGAACCGACATTGATCTGAAAG CTCACAAAGTAAACACTCACGGCAAAAATTTGGGAAAGCAAGCTTACCGTGAAGCGCGTATCGTAGACCTTCAGTTGAATTACAAACCGAGGAGTGACAACAGAAACCGTTCTGCACCTCACTCATCTAG AGGCAATGAAAGCACTTCATCTCAAGCTACAACTAGTGATCGAGCCCGTGAACGGGAGCGAGAACTAGTAGTCGTTGACTACTCGGAATTTCCCTCCCTGGCTGGATCATCCAGCTCTACGGCAGCGCCTGTCTTCAGGAAGTTCCCTGACAGAATTTCAGGTCGGAACAACTTCAAAATGTCGAAAGAAAACTTCCCTGCACTCGGAGGAGCAGGCAATTTTCCTGCCTTGGGTGGATCGAAAGAAAACTTTCCTTCTCTTAGTGGTGATGGAAACACCAGACCCACATCATCAAACACCAAATCTGCACCAGTAAACACAAAGCCCACAACAACTACCTCCAAGTCGATGCCGGTTAATCCTCAAGAACAAAAAGCTGAAGCTACAACCAGTGCAAGCAGCGGCACTGTCAGAAACTtaaaaagctctgaagttgcTCAATCATCTAATGAAAATGTCCTCACACAATGGGGTTCTTCCAAGAAAAATGAACAACCTCAACAAGTCGAAAAACCGAAACCTGTGAAAAAAACGCGGACGGAGGAGTTTCCAAGTTTAGGCACAGTTAGTTCCAACAGCGGTAAACAGAAAAAACTTAATAAACCTATTGAAAATGATACAGTGTCGATTAGTCAATCTAACAAgatcaaagtaaaaaataaaagtgaagCAGAGAACAACGTAGATAAGTCTAAgtcagagaaaaacaaaaagaaaaacaacgaaTCAAAACATAATGATGGAACGAGTAAAAGTACAAAGAAAGAGCTATCCTcagaaaataacaaaaactcagtcaatagtagtagtagtaaaaacAGTGTTAACGATAAGAAAACTAATGATAGTAAAGCTATGAATAATCTGGCTAAGGCTATGAGTAATTTGACTAATCTTTCCGGGAAAGATAAAAATGCTGTGAATAACAAAATGAATCTTAAAAACTCATCAAATGGTATGGCTGTGAATAATACTTCTGGAAATAGTGCTCTTGTGAATAACAAAACCTCTGGAAATAGCCAGGCTGTGAATAACAATTTTACTTCTCGAGGTGAAGTGAGTAACAGCACGAGCTCCTCAAACAGCATGGCTGTGAATAACAATGttgggaagaaaaataaaaatgcaatccTGAACGACAAGAATTTCCCTGCCTTAAGTAGTAGTCACTTAGAGCATAATCAAACGAATGGAAATCAAAGCAAAAAGAAGCAGAAGTCCTCTAGTACTGTATCTGAGCCAAAATCCAAGTCAGTGCCACCAGGTTTCGAGCCTCAGATGCGGCAAGCTTCCACTAACCCTCCCTCTAAGTCAGCTGTAAAGCCACCCCCTGGCTTTACCTCTCTTAGTAGTCCAGCCTTTAATCAAAGCTTCTCCTACACATTTCCTCCGAACTTTGAGGATCGAAATGCGGCCTTAGAAAGAACCTGTCGGAACATCTTCGAGAAGAATAAAAAGTCATTCCGTGATTTTGTTCAAGAGTCGGAGCTGTTTGTCGGGGGAATCATAAATGCAGACACGTATCTGAAGACAATTGGTGCTCTCCTTGGAATGGACCAACTTCACACTGTTTTTCCGGAGTTGATAGCTCTTCTGCCTATTATTCAAAAGCAACAG GAATTGTTGTCTGCATACGAAAAAGTGGCGAGCAAATCAGCTAAACGATTGAGGAATGAGGAATGCGCTTTATGCGGCCAAGTGCTGAATTCTGCAGATAGGCCAACTCATGCGTCGGCGCACGTCCTCAACATGAATTTCCCTCCTCTTGGACTTACTTCCGTTCCCAGAAAATGA